The segment TTGATCATATTCGGTAAGCTTCCCCTTTACTTTTAAACCGGAAACTAAATGAACGACAACCGATTGATTGAGAAATTTTTGATAAAGTCGCTTTTGAACATGATGGGGTTCTTTTTTTTGCGGTTTTTGCTTTAACTCCGTAGACATTCAACAACCTCCTTCGATTTATTGCTTTACTATTAAGTTAACTAATCTTTTGAAAATAAGCGAGAGAAAAATCATTGTTGCTGTTGTTCGAGCTTATGCACAAGAGTACGATTAAAGTCAGCTTCAGCTGCTCTTTAATGAACTTCAGTCCTTATGTTTAAACAATTCAAAGTTTAGTTTTCACTTTCACAATGGTTGTCATCATCCATTCAGGCCTATGTATAAAAATATTTCCTTTGACTAACATTGTCTACTTTGTATATGTTCTAGCAACAAAAAATCCCATCTTTAAAGGTGGGAATATTTATTCAAACAGATCATCAAAATATCTACAATAAGCCTTTATCAGTAAATATGGTTCTTAAAGCTTCGTTTACAATTTTAGACTTTGCTCCTCTTCCACCCTTTTTAGATAAACGGTCCAAAACTTGAGACAAATCTTTTTGGATATAAATTCCAGTTAACACTGTCTCGTTCTCTTTCTTTTTCATTCTTCCCTCAATCAATGCATCTAAGTAATCCACTTGCTTTTTGTCACCTGAAGAAACATTAACATTATCATTAATATTGATATAATTGTTATCCCCATTATTAATATCATTATTAATATCATTATTAATGTTTTCATTTATGATGTTATTATCATTAACTTTTTTATTAATATTATTGTTAGCAAAATCATCAAAACTTGCTAGGTTTCTATTTTTTCTTGCCATTATTCTTGTACCTCCTGTAATAAATTAAAATAAGCTTGTACCAATGGGTTTTTAAAATCAGTCAATGTTGCCGGTTTACGTTCGTAAGCAACACTTGCAGCAAATCTTACAGAACGAGGAATAACTGTTTCAAACATTCTGATGCCATTTTCCGCACAAAATCTTCTGCACTGTTGAAGGACTTCCGAGTGCAAGGTAGTTCTTTGATCTACAAGAGTAGCAACTACTCCCTTAATTTTTAATTTCGGATTATGCTGTTCTTTAAAATTATATATGGCATTTAAGATTTTGATTAAGGACCTCATGCTATATCCTTCAGGCTGAAACGGGATTAAGACACTTTCCGCGTACGAGAGGATGTTCCCTTGAACTAATCCTAAGTTTGGTGGGCTATCGATTAAAATATAGTCGTATTCTTTTTCAATTGTTCCCATAGCATTTTTAAGCATTTTAAATGGGGTCGGGTATTTTTCTCTGTTAGAAAGGACATCAAATTCCAAAAAACTCATATCATCATTTGCCGGCAAAACATCAATATTGGGATGAACATTAATAATCGCCTCTTTTGGATCGAGTTCTTCAACTAAGACATCATACAAAGTTTGTTCTACTGAATCAGGATTAATGCCAAACGAAACTAATACGTTTCCCTGGTTATCCGTATCAATAATTAAGACTTTTTTGTTATTGCATAAAGCTCCAGCTAGATTCGTGGTTATGCTGGTCTTTAAAACCCCACCTTTGTTAGTAGATACTGCAATGATTGGCATGTTTTCATCCTCCATTAACATTAATATTAATGTTAATTTTAAGACTATTATTATTGTGAATTTTAACATTTATAATAGAAAAAGAGAATAAAAAAAGAAGCCTTTGCAGACTACATGGCTTGTTATTAAATCTCATCTTAAATATAAACTATTGAAAATCAATATGTCTGTAAGTAAGCTTTCATACGATTTTAATTCATCTTTAAAAATTTGGTCTACGTACGATCTGTTTTTTCTGTCTGGTATATCGAATTTTCACCTTTAATACGTTTTACTTTCTCAAAAATAAAAAGATCAATAAATTCATAATTGCTTGTTTAATATCAGAAATCGATTCTTGTTCTTCGTACTCTAATAATGAGTTAACCCATGTTTTAAAGAATCGATTGCGTTTAAATGAAGATCCAGTCCTTCAACTTTAGACATTATTCCACTTCCTTTAATTTCGATATAAAAAAGAGCCAATCTTAGGCTCTTTATATTAACCAAAAATGTTATAAATTTTAAGCACCAATTGTTAATTGTTCAGTCCTTTCATACTTTCTTCTAACTCCTTCTTTTTCTTTAGGAATTCATCATCAGATAGTTCATCAACTTCCGATTCCTTTATTTCTAATACATTAAACAATTTAGTTTTAAACTCATTGAATTTCGTCAAAGCCTCATTTTTCTCCATATCAAATTGATTCTGCATTTCTTCTATAGCTTTTTGTTTGACAAACCAATCAGGCTTTGGCTCTTTCCATTTCCGGAAATAGGAGATTAAATGAGTAAGAATCGTTTGATCTTCCGAAGTTGTGGCCATCTTATTAGAATTATTATTTGCAGAAGAATTTAATACAGTTGTTATGTATCCGATTGGGTTTTCTATGTCTGTTCGTCCTTGGATCTTCTCCATTAAAAGAAGAACGTTTTCTTGTCCGTATTTTTCCCACGATTTAACAAGTTCATCAGACACTTGAACACCCATTTTTAAACCAAATTTTTTGACCTGTTCAGCAAAGGTATTTGGTAGTTGAAACTCTTCTAAATTCTCTTCAAAAAGCGATAATTGCGGGTTGTTCTTTTTCTTAGTCGGAAATATCAAAAATTTAATTTTATTAACTCGGCGACCCATTTTAATTTCTTCAATTTCAAAAGTGATATCCGTCTTTTTCTTTAATTCTTTTTGGGCCGGCACCAGAACGCGCTGTTTAAAATTACCATACGCCGGGTAGATATCTTCGGCTCCAAGCATTTTGCGTAAATCATCGAGAAGGAAGGTTCGTTCTTGAAGCTTTTCATACTGTTTTAAAAGTTCATATATGCGTATGGCATAAGAACTTTTCAGTTTAACAACGTTTTCTAACTTATAACTCGTAAACTCTTTTTTTAATTCCAAAAGATACGGTCGTAAAAATGGATCGAACCTAATATCAATGGTTCCTTCAGATTCGTTATAAGCAACATAACTCAGCCAAGCAACCTGTATTACCTTTTTATTGATACGAACTTCAAATACTTTCTGCATCAGTTCTTTTGTAATTTTCCTTAATTCTGTATATTTAGGAGAACCTTTGAGGCCTAGCAATTTATTAAACTCTTTAACGGGTAGCGTATATGTTTTGAAGTCAGAATCAGTCGGCCGAATGTTACTGGCCAGACAAAGGATAATCTTCTGTTCCACTACCCCCAGTTTATAATTTGCTTCAATAAGCATGTTTGACTTCGTTACAAAGTTACTGGTCTTTGTTTCAATTAATTTTGTTGCCAACACCAAGATTTCCCTCCTTCCCATAGACTAATTATGACAAATTCTGAACTATAACGAAAGTTTTTTCTTGTTATAGATGACTTAAAATATATAAAGCACCATTTTTGTTATACTTCAAACCAAAAATGTTATATATGCACCATTTTTGTTATAGATAGCACCATTTTTGTTATAGTTAAGGAACCAAAAAAGTTATAGTTAACACCATTTTTGTTATACTTCAAACCAATTAAGTTATAGTTAGCACCAAAAATGTTATAGTTAAACGTCAAAAACCCTTATTTTTACTGGTTTTTTAGACACCGAAAACAATAAAATATTTAAAATATTTAAAACGTATTATTGTAAAACAACAAAACAAAGATGTGTGGAAAAATTTTTTGATGTTATTTACTCAACTTTCGCACACAGATATTGTCAGACATCTCTTGATGTAATTGGGTAAAGACGCAATCCATTCTTGTACTTTACTTTTAAATAATTCCATGTTCAAACAAACATTAGCTTCTGCTAATGTTTGGAAGATCGCTAGTAATTGATTCAATGCACTCTCTAGATTCATATCTTTTACATCTTCACATAATAGAAAAAAGAGATTTCCAATCGTTTTAGGATCGTTGTTTTGTCTACGCTCCCACTCTAAGAGTATAAAGCGAGTAAACACAATCGTTGTATGACTAATCAACAGATCATACGAACGACCTTGAAATTCTTTTGCTAGGTTAAGCAATGATTT is part of the Bacillus methanolicus genome and harbors:
- a CDS encoding RNA chaperone Hfq, which encodes MSTELKQKPQKKEPHHVQKRLYQKFLNQSVVVHLVSGLKVKGKLTEYDQYTIAVSVKKEEMMIYKHAISLIRPYHSESDDE
- a CDS encoding ParA family protein, which translates into the protein MPIIAVSTNKGGVLKTSITTNLAGALCNNKKVLIIDTDNQGNVLVSFGINPDSVEQTLYDVLVEELDPKEAIINVHPNIDVLPANDDMSFLEFDVLSNREKYPTPFKMLKNAMGTIEKEYDYILIDSPPNLGLVQGNILSYAESVLIPFQPEGYSMRSLIKILNAIYNFKEQHNPKLKIKGVVATLVDQRTTLHSEVLQQCRRFCAENGIRMFETVIPRSVRFAASVAYERKPATLTDFKNPLVQAYFNLLQEVQE
- a CDS encoding replication initiation protein; this translates as MLATKLIETKTSNFVTKSNMLIEANYKLGVVEQKIILCLASNIRPTDSDFKTYTLPVKEFNKLLGLKGSPKYTELRKITKELMQKVFEVRINKKVIQVAWLSYVAYNESEGTIDIRFDPFLRPYLLELKKEFTSYKLENVVKLKSSYAIRIYELLKQYEKLQERTFLLDDLRKMLGAEDIYPAYGNFKQRVLVPAQKELKKKTDITFEIEEIKMGRRVNKIKFLIFPTKKKNNPQLSLFEENLEEFQLPNTFAEQVKKFGLKMGVQVSDELVKSWEKYGQENVLLLMEKIQGRTDIENPIGYITTVLNSSANNNSNKMATTSEDQTILTHLISYFRKWKEPKPDWFVKQKAIEEMQNQFDMEKNEALTKFNEFKTKLFNVLEIKESEVDELSDDEFLKKKKELEESMKGLNN